The genome window TTCGGCAGCGGCATGGGGTGCCTCACCAGCCTGATGATGCTCTTCCGCTCCGGTGACCACGTCATCGTCGGCGAGAACGTGTATGGCGGCACGTACCGGCTGTTCGACAAGCTGCTGCGCCAGTTCGGGCTCACCTTCACCTACGTCGACACGCGGGATCCGCAGCGCATCGCCGATGCCGTCACGGCGCAGACCCGCGCGGTGATGCTGGAAACGCCGACCAATCCGCTGATGCGGCTCACCGACCTCGCCGCTGCCGCCGACATCGCGCGGCGCGCCGGTGCGCTGACGATCGTCGACAACACCTTCGCGACGCCGATCTTCCAGCGTCCGCTGGAGCTGGGCGCTGATATCGTCTGGCATTCGACCACGAAGTACATCAACGGTCACTCTGATATGATCGGCGGCCTCGCCGTCGTTCTTGAGGATGAGCTGGCCGATCGGCTCCAATTCATCCTGAACGCGGCAGGCGCCGTCCCCGGCCCATTCGATGCCTGGCTGGCTCTTCGCGGAACCAAGACGCTTCCGCTTCGCATGAAGCAGCACGATCTCAACGGCCGGGCCGTGGGCGCTTGGCTGCTGGAGCGGCTGGGCGAAGACCGGGTGATCTATCCCGGCCTCGCGCACCACCCGCACCACGAGCTCGCCAAGAAGCAGATGAGCGGCTTCGGCGGCATGATGACGCTCGACCTCAAGACCATCGACAACGCCCGGAAATTCCTCGAGCGGGTGCGCGTGTTCTCGCTGGCC of Gemmatimonas sp. contains these proteins:
- a CDS encoding PLP-dependent aspartate aminotransferase family protein; this translates as MTRIFETDLRDGPSTRAIHAGQRPDAVSGAIMTPLYLTSTYVHEEFGVHRGYEYARGKNPTREALERNVAALEGATHGFAFGSGMGCLTSLMMLFRSGDHVIVGENVYGGTYRLFDKLLRQFGLTFTYVDTRDPQRIADAVTAQTRAVMLETPTNPLMRLTDLAAAADIARRAGALTIVDNTFATPIFQRPLELGADIVWHSTTKYINGHSDMIGGLAVVLEDELADRLQFILNAAGAVPGPFDAWLALRGTKTLPLRMKQHDLNGRAVGAWLLERLGEDRVIYPGLAHHPHHELAKKQMSGFGGMMTLDLKTIDNARKFLERVRVFSLAESLGGVESLTNHPFSMTHGSVPADIKIAMGLNDGMVRLSCGIEDAEDLIADLDGALEGI